In the genome of Corynebacterium glucuronolyticum DSM 44120, the window ACAGAACAACGCCGAAGAATCGAAGCCCAATATCTCCTGCTGCCGCCTGGAAAGCCTCCGCAGCGGGGTTCCCATCGGTGCTGAGGACGACACCGCCAGCGACGACTCCGAAAACCGCGAGGAAGAGCAAGATTCGCATGACACCTGTCACCAAAATCCCGGTGACGGAGGACTTGGTGACGCTGCTTACTGCCTCAGGCCCCGTCTTTCCCGCGTCAAGCATGCGGTGGGCACCTGCGTAGGTGATATACCCGCCAACAGTGCCACCGACAAGAGTCGTGATCGCCACGACATCAATCGTCTCCGGTAAAACAACGTTTTTCAAAGCCTGACCAACCGGGGGACCAGACACGATCGCCACGTAGGTGGTGAGGAGGATCATGAGGGAGCCAAGGATGACGAGCACGCGATCCAAAGCCATTCCGGCTCTCTTTGACATGAACAGAACACAGCCAATGACGGCTGTTATGACCCCGCCGATTTTCACATCGAGCCCCATCATGGCATCAGTTCCCAAACCTGCGCCGGCAATATTGCCAATGTTGAAGACAATGCCACCCATCGCAATGAGGATGGTGAGAAGCCATCCAAGGCCTGGGAGGACGGTGTTGCCGAGTGTTTGGGCTCGCTTGCCGGAGACGGCGATAATGCGCCACACGTTCAGCTGGATGCACACGTCAATGAGAATGGAAACGAAGATGGCAAACGCCATGGCCGCTCCGAGTTTTGCCGTGAACACCGCAGTTTGGGTGAGGAATCCCGGCCCGATAGCCGATGTGGCCATGAGGAAGATTGCGCCAAGGATGGCTGATGAAGCCTTCTTGTCCGATTCATCCTTTTGGTGTGGAGTGGTAGTGGCTGGGGTTGAAGAAAATATGTGGTTTTCGTTCGTGTCGCGGGGTGTAGGTGATGTCACATCCGCCTCCTTTCGCTGGTGGGTACGGAACACCGAAGCGGTGAAAAATATACTTACCTTTGAATAACAATGTGTTGTTATTGTTAGAGCCGGAAGCTTGGGATCATAACCGATTCGATGTGCCGATGGCGCTTTAAGCAGCGTCTTGGTATCAAGTGGTGGAGGGGCGGGTGGGGCACTTCCGGGGGTATGTAGCATTGTTGTTGAACGAAGCTTTATAATCGAAGTATAAATAAGGCATAAAGTTCAGACAAGCTTTTTCTGATGCGTTAATCGGCGTAAACGAGATTTTAGGGCGCATAAGCTGCTTGAACTTGAAGGAGAAAAAGTTATTATGCGCGACCTCACACATACCCCCGAATTCACCCCTGAAAGTGGGGATGAGTACCTTCTTCACCGGCCCGAGTTTGCCACATCGTCGCCGGATCCCGAGCGGTGTCGTGTTGCCCCCGATGGGTCGGCGGTCCGCATGACAGCGGAGATTGCTGCAGACTCGCTGACTCTCAAGATTTTCAATGGCCATTTCGAACCAGGCGCGCGCCTCGCAGAGGTCGCACTCGCAGAGGAACTCGGCATTTCTCGCAACACACTCCGGGAAGCTTTCCGCTTGCTGGCTCACGCGGGCCTTGTCGAACATCTCCCGAACCGGGGTGTCTTTGTTCTCAAGACAACCGCATCTCTCCTGCGTGATATCTATTCTTTCCGTCGCACCGTCGAAATCGGAGCCCTGCCAGCACTCATCAGAAACGAAGATTCGCTGCAAAAACTTCGGTCCGTGTACGCAGATCAGCAGAAAGCTATCCGGGAAGCTAATTGGATGGTTGTCGGTTCGGCCAACGGCAGATTCCACCAAACAATCGTTGATGCCGCCGGCTCCCCTACACTGAGCGAAGCAATGCAGGCAATCAATGCACGGTCTCGTATCGCCTTT includes:
- a CDS encoding NRAMP family divalent metal transporter, whose amino-acid sequence is MTSPTPRDTNENHIFSSTPATTTPHQKDESDKKASSAILGAIFLMATSAIGPGFLTQTAVFTAKLGAAMAFAIFVSILIDVCIQLNVWRIIAVSGKRAQTLGNTVLPGLGWLLTILIAMGGIVFNIGNIAGAGLGTDAMMGLDVKIGGVITAVIGCVLFMSKRAGMALDRVLVILGSLMILLTTYVAIVSGPPVGQALKNVVLPETIDVVAITTLVGGTVGGYITYAGAHRMLDAGKTGPEAVSSVTKSSVTGILVTGVMRILLFLAVFGVVAGGVVLSTDGNPAAEAFQAAAGDIGLRFFGVVLWAAALSSIVGCSYTSATFIVSSGEEHRKKQNIITIIFIVVSCLLFIVLGTAPAKLLVFAGAFNGLVLPIGFTLMLYIAVFRQKDLLKGYPYPKWLVFIGLFALVAAWYLAFRSFSGIWSIL
- a CDS encoding GntR family transcriptional regulator — translated: MRDLTHTPEFTPESGDEYLLHRPEFATSSPDPERCRVAPDGSAVRMTAEIAADSLTLKIFNGHFEPGARLAEVALAEELGISRNTLREAFRLLAHAGLVEHLPNRGVFVLKTTASLLRDIYSFRRTVEIGALPALIRNEDSLQKLRSVYADQQKAIREANWMVVGSANGRFHQTIVDAAGSPTLSEAMQAINARSRIAFLEYSDTPGLHSRFSKVNGQILTVVERRDLKEAVTLLDSYLVEAHNELFIGLGFDKDANRRD